Proteins from a single region of Pseudomonas phenolilytica:
- the gspI gene encoding type II secretion system minor pseudopilin GspI yields MSASMARAGRGFTLLEVLVALAIFATVAAVVLTAAGRSLSNAGRLEELTLAGWIADNRLTELQLQPTTPAPGRETLELEFAGRRWQTLSEIEASSDPGLLRVTVWVALDERRARNRPLPERAVTSLSGFVAVRQAGSGQPGLAQ; encoded by the coding sequence ATGAGTGCATCGATGGCCAGGGCCGGCCGCGGCTTCACCCTGCTCGAAGTGCTGGTGGCGCTGGCGATCTTCGCCACCGTCGCCGCCGTGGTGCTCACCGCCGCCGGGCGCAGCCTGAGCAATGCCGGGCGGCTGGAGGAGTTGACCCTGGCCGGCTGGATCGCTGACAACCGCCTCACCGAACTGCAGCTGCAGCCGACCACGCCGGCGCCCGGCCGCGAGACGCTGGAACTGGAATTCGCCGGCCGCCGGTGGCAGACCCTCAGCGAGATCGAGGCGAGCAGCGATCCCGGCCTGCTGCGCGTCACCGTCTGGGTCGCGCTGGACGAGCGCCGCGCGCGCAACCGGCCGCTGCCCGAGCGCGCGGTGACCAGCCTCAGCGGCTTCGTCGCGGTGCGCCAGGCCGGCAGCGGCCAGCCGGGGCTCGCGCAATGA
- a CDS encoding aminoacyl-tRNA deacylase and HDOD domain-containing protein → MNSAVDTESCSELPLLITKLLKDLGVRYQILRDHAALPAAQRVQAVLLEDSVGAMLVLFPQDHLLDLPRLTELTGRQLLAVKPERLARMLAKHELNRLPGLPPLTSSPCLYERCLLQQPRLLVESGQPGLLVELAAEDFQRLLNKASAGSFAVPLRDIRPNLDRPHDDREEISQAVQSFTARRIQKRLEETIEIPPLPHTAQRIIKLRVSPEATVDDITGVVETDPALAAQVISWAASPYYAAPGRIRSVEDAIVRVLGFDLVINLALGLALGKTLSLPKDRPQEATPYWQQAIYTAAVIEGLARAIPRETRPEMGLSYLAGLLHNFGYLVLAHIFPPHFSLICRHLEVNPHLGSNHIEQHLLGITREQIGAWLMRLWGMPDEVANALRFQNDPDYAGEHAAYPNLVCLAVRLLRQRGIGTGGPQDIPQPLLDRLGLSRDKADEAVTRVLNAEAALRALAMPFPHQ, encoded by the coding sequence ATGAATTCTGCTGTCGATACCGAAAGCTGCTCCGAACTGCCGCTGCTGATCACCAAGCTGCTGAAAGACCTCGGCGTGCGCTACCAGATCCTGCGCGACCACGCCGCCTTGCCGGCTGCGCAGCGGGTCCAGGCGGTGCTGCTGGAAGACAGCGTCGGTGCCATGCTGGTGCTGTTTCCCCAGGATCATCTGCTCGATCTGCCGCGGCTGACCGAGCTCACCGGCCGCCAGCTGCTGGCGGTAAAACCGGAACGCCTGGCACGCATGCTCGCCAAGCACGAGCTGAACCGCCTGCCCGGCCTGCCGCCGCTGACCAGTTCGCCCTGCCTGTACGAGCGCTGCCTGCTGCAGCAACCGCGGCTGCTGGTCGAATCGGGCCAGCCGGGGCTGCTGGTGGAGCTGGCGGCGGAGGATTTCCAGCGCCTGCTGAACAAGGCCAGTGCCGGCAGCTTCGCCGTGCCGCTGCGTGACATCCGGCCGAACCTCGACCGTCCGCATGACGACCGCGAAGAGATCAGCCAGGCGGTGCAGAGCTTCACCGCGCGGCGCATCCAGAAGCGCCTGGAGGAAACCATCGAGATTCCGCCGCTGCCGCATACCGCGCAGCGCATCATCAAGCTGCGCGTGAGCCCGGAAGCCACCGTCGACGACATCACCGGCGTGGTCGAAACCGACCCGGCACTGGCGGCGCAGGTGATCAGCTGGGCGGCCTCGCCCTACTACGCCGCACCCGGGCGCATCCGCTCGGTGGAAGACGCCATCGTCCGCGTGCTGGGTTTCGATCTGGTGATCAACCTGGCGCTGGGCCTGGCGCTGGGCAAGACCCTCAGCCTGCCCAAGGACCGGCCGCAGGAAGCGACGCCGTACTGGCAGCAGGCGATCTACACCGCCGCGGTGATCGAAGGGCTGGCGCGCGCCATCCCGCGCGAAACGCGCCCGGAGATGGGGCTGAGCTATCTCGCCGGGTTGCTGCACAACTTCGGCTACCTGGTGCTGGCGCACATCTTTCCGCCGCACTTCTCGCTGATCTGCCGGCATCTGGAGGTCAACCCGCACCTGGGCTCGAACCATATCGAACAGCACCTGCTGGGCATCACCCGCGAGCAGATCGGCGCCTGGCTGATGCGCCTGTGGGGCATGCCGGACGAAGTGGCCAATGCCCTGCGCTTCCAGAACGACCCGGACTATGCCGGCGAGCACGCCGCCTATCCGAACCTCGTCTGCCTGGCCGTGCGCCTGCTGCGCCAGCGCGGCATCGGCACCGGCGGCCCGCAGGACATTCCGCAGCCGCTGCTGGACCGCCTCGGTCTCAGCCGCGACAAGGCCGACGAGGCGGTGACCCGCGTGCTCAACGCCGAAGCCGCGCTGCGCGCGCTGGCCATGCCGTTTCCCCATCAGTGA
- the gspH gene encoding type II secretion system minor pseudopilin GspH, with amino-acid sequence MRRRARAFTLIELLVVIVLLGILVSLAVLTTGSSSTSRELRDEARRIAALIGVLSDEAVLDSREYGLLVNREGYRVLRYDEADARWREVERRKVHRLPEWMRLELELDGTPLELVAPVRQADDRAGLSDADSRGRSRERNSGPRLEPQLLILSSGELSPFSLRLSERKVGGSTWLIASDGLRLPQAELLEHRR; translated from the coding sequence ATGCGCCGGCGCGCCCGCGCCTTCACCCTCATCGAACTGCTGGTGGTGATCGTCCTGCTGGGCATTCTGGTCAGCCTGGCGGTGCTCACCACCGGCAGTTCGAGCACCTCGCGCGAGCTGCGTGACGAGGCCCGGCGCATCGCCGCGCTGATCGGCGTACTCAGCGACGAGGCGGTGCTCGACAGCCGCGAATACGGCCTGCTGGTCAACCGCGAGGGCTACCGTGTGCTGCGTTACGACGAGGCCGACGCCCGCTGGCGCGAGGTCGAGCGGCGCAAGGTGCATCGGCTGCCGGAGTGGATGCGCCTGGAGCTGGAACTGGATGGCACGCCGCTCGAACTGGTGGCGCCGGTCAGGCAGGCGGACGACCGCGCCGGGCTGAGCGACGCCGACAGCCGCGGGCGCAGCCGCGAGCGCAACAGCGGCCCGCGGCTGGAACCGCAGCTGCTGATCCTCTCCAGTGGCGAATTGTCGCCGTTCAGCCTGCGCCTGTCCGAGCGCAAGGTCGGCGGCAGCACCTGGCTGATCGCCAGCGACGGCCTGCGCCTGCCGCAGGCCGAACTGCTCGAGCACCGGCGATGA
- the gspL gene encoding type II secretion system protein GspL: MDCLFLPADCAAHLQPETPGYWLPREGAGRWLSLAQCAAAAQGAVTLVLPAEHCSAFAVALPTRKARWLQQALAYAAEELLAENVDELHLSLGEVLDDGRHRVIAIRRSLLQGWLEQLRGLGLPIVAVHVDADLLPRTGSQILLLGARGLLGGSLEARLAFVAEQWPALAEQCPAPRQAHGDGETPPPGVDDYQRLDDPYAWLASGRAAAVNLAQGTFAIDLGGSGLARWKPLFATLGLILLVQLGFNLAQGWYFQRQGDLHADASLALYRELFPADTRIVNLRAQFDDHLAQAGGARAGFTRLLEHAATAVADGAPVTVQRLDYNETRGDLALEVRAADFAALEQLRQRLNEQGQSVQLGSASRDGDAVSARVVIGG, encoded by the coding sequence ATGGATTGCCTGTTCCTGCCCGCCGACTGTGCCGCGCACCTGCAGCCGGAGACGCCTGGTTACTGGCTGCCGCGCGAGGGCGCTGGCCGCTGGCTGAGTCTGGCGCAGTGCGCCGCTGCCGCGCAGGGCGCTGTGACGCTGGTGCTGCCGGCCGAGCACTGCAGCGCCTTCGCCGTGGCGCTGCCGACGCGCAAGGCGCGCTGGCTGCAGCAGGCGCTGGCCTACGCCGCCGAGGAGCTGCTGGCGGAGAATGTCGACGAGCTGCACCTGAGCCTCGGCGAGGTGCTGGACGACGGCCGCCACCGGGTCATCGCCATCCGCCGCAGCCTGCTGCAGGGCTGGCTCGAACAGCTGCGCGGGCTGGGGCTGCCGATTGTCGCCGTGCATGTCGACGCCGACCTGCTGCCGCGTACGGGCAGCCAGATTCTGCTGCTCGGCGCGCGTGGACTGCTCGGCGGCAGCTTGGAGGCGCGGCTGGCCTTCGTTGCCGAGCAGTGGCCGGCACTGGCCGAACAGTGCCCGGCGCCGCGGCAGGCGCACGGCGACGGCGAGACGCCGCCGCCCGGGGTGGATGACTACCAGCGTCTCGACGACCCCTATGCCTGGCTCGCCAGCGGTCGCGCGGCGGCGGTCAATCTGGCGCAGGGCACGTTCGCCATCGATCTCGGCGGCAGCGGGCTGGCGCGCTGGAAACCGCTGTTCGCCACGCTCGGGCTGATCCTGCTGGTGCAGCTGGGCTTCAACCTGGCGCAGGGTTGGTACTTCCAGCGTCAGGGTGACCTGCATGCCGACGCCAGCCTGGCGCTGTACCGCGAGCTGTTTCCGGCCGACACGCGCATCGTCAATCTGCGCGCGCAGTTCGACGACCACCTGGCCCAGGCCGGCGGCGCCCGCGCCGGCTTCACCCGCCTGCTGGAACATGCCGCCACGGCCGTCGCCGACGGCGCGCCGGTGACAGTGCAGCGGCTGGACTACAACGAGACGCGCGGCGATCTGGCGCTGGAGGTGCGCGCCGCTGATTTCGCCGCGCTGGAACAGCTGCGCCAGCGCTTGAACGAGCAGGGCCAGAGCGTGCAGCTGGGCTCGGCAAGTCGCGACGGCGATGCCGTCAGCGCCCGCGTGGTGATCGGAGGCTGA
- the gspK gene encoding type II secretion system minor pseudopilin GspK: MTRQRGVALITVLLVVAIVTVVSAAMVARQQLAIRASSNQLQARQAWHYALGGEALAQSILQRDARAGGQAPVDHLGEAWALPRPAFAVDEGEIRVHIEDLAGRFNLNSLVKNGQADAAALAQFRRLLLRLQIAAPYAERLVDWLDVDQQPGAEQGAEDNAYLLLEPPYRTAGRRLFDLSELRLLLDMRDEDFQRLAPYVAALPADHGLNVNTASALVLSSLGDNLSLGAAEALVEVRRASPFRDTAAFLAQPAMAGNTLQGTALAVGSQYFQVTSEVHLGDRRLALVSLLQREQDGTVRVLARNLGQPPRLPAPSAKGER; encoded by the coding sequence ATGACGCGCCAGCGCGGCGTCGCGCTGATCACCGTGCTGCTGGTGGTGGCGATCGTCACCGTGGTCAGCGCGGCGATGGTGGCGCGCCAGCAACTGGCGATCCGCGCCAGCAGCAACCAGCTGCAAGCCCGTCAGGCGTGGCATTACGCGCTGGGCGGCGAGGCGCTGGCGCAGTCGATCCTGCAGCGCGATGCGCGCGCAGGCGGGCAGGCGCCGGTCGATCATCTCGGCGAGGCCTGGGCGTTGCCGCGACCGGCGTTCGCCGTCGACGAAGGGGAGATCCGCGTGCACATCGAGGACCTCGCCGGACGCTTCAACCTCAACAGTCTGGTGAAGAACGGTCAGGCCGACGCCGCCGCGCTGGCGCAGTTTCGCCGGCTGCTGTTGCGCCTGCAGATCGCCGCGCCCTATGCCGAACGGCTGGTCGACTGGCTGGACGTCGACCAGCAGCCCGGCGCCGAGCAGGGCGCCGAGGACAACGCCTACCTGCTGCTCGAGCCGCCGTATCGCACGGCCGGACGGCGGCTGTTCGATCTTTCCGAACTGCGCCTGCTGCTGGACATGCGCGACGAGGATTTCCAGCGTCTGGCGCCCTACGTCGCCGCGCTGCCGGCCGATCACGGGCTGAACGTCAACACCGCCAGCGCGCTGGTGCTGTCCAGCCTGGGCGACAACCTCAGCCTCGGCGCCGCCGAAGCGCTGGTGGAGGTGCGCCGCGCCAGCCCTTTTCGCGACACCGCGGCGTTCCTCGCGCAGCCGGCCATGGCCGGCAATACGCTGCAGGGCACCGCGCTGGCGGTCGGCAGTCAATACTTCCAGGTCACCAGCGAAGTGCATCTGGGCGACCGCCGGCTGGCGCTGGTCAGCCTGCTGCAGCGCGAGCAGGACGGCACGGTCCGCGTGCTGGCGCGCAACCTCGGGCAGCCGCCGCGTCTGCCCGCACCATCCGCAAAGGGAGAACGCTAG
- the xcpS gene encoding GspF family T2SS innner membrane protein variant XcpS: MAAFEYLALDARGREQKGLIEADSPRQARQLLRDKQWAPLEVKQAKSKEDVSRGGFSFGRGLSARDLALVTRQLATLVQAALPIEEALRAAAAQSTSAKIKSMLLAVRARVMEGHSLAAALREYPSAFPELYRATVAAGEHAGHLGLVLDQLADYTDQRQQSRQKIQLALLYPVILMVASLAIVVLLLGYVVPDVVKVFVNTGQELPALTRGLIATSDVVKNWGWLIVLGIVAFVLAMRAALRDPALRLRWHAFILRLPLIGRLSRATNTARFASTLAILTRSGVPLVEALSIAAAVIANLRIRERVVEAAQKVREGSSLTRALEATGEFPPMMLHMIASGEKSGELDQMLARTARNQENDLAAQVSLLVGLFEPFMLVFMGAVVLVIVLAILMPILSLNQLVG; the protein is encoded by the coding sequence ATGGCCGCCTTCGAATACCTCGCGCTGGATGCGCGCGGCCGCGAGCAGAAGGGCCTGATCGAAGCCGACAGCCCGCGTCAGGCGCGCCAGTTGCTGCGCGACAAGCAGTGGGCGCCGCTGGAGGTGAAGCAGGCCAAGTCCAAGGAGGATGTCAGTCGCGGCGGCTTCAGCTTCGGCCGCGGGCTGTCGGCGCGCGACCTGGCGCTGGTCACCCGGCAGCTGGCGACCCTGGTGCAGGCTGCGCTGCCCATCGAGGAAGCCCTGCGCGCGGCGGCCGCGCAATCCACCTCGGCGAAGATCAAGTCGATGCTGCTGGCCGTGCGCGCGCGGGTGATGGAGGGCCACAGCCTGGCCGCGGCGCTGCGCGAATATCCGTCGGCCTTTCCCGAGCTTTACCGCGCCACCGTGGCGGCCGGGGAGCACGCCGGCCATCTTGGGCTGGTGCTCGACCAGCTGGCCGACTACACCGACCAGCGTCAGCAGTCGCGGCAGAAGATCCAGCTGGCGCTGCTCTATCCGGTGATCCTGATGGTCGCCTCGCTGGCCATCGTCGTGCTGCTGCTCGGCTACGTGGTGCCGGACGTGGTCAAGGTATTCGTCAACACCGGGCAGGAACTGCCGGCGCTGACCCGCGGCCTGATCGCCACCAGCGACGTGGTGAAGAACTGGGGCTGGCTGATCGTGCTCGGCATCGTCGCGTTCGTGCTGGCCATGCGTGCGGCGCTGCGCGATCCGGCGCTGCGCCTGCGCTGGCATGCGTTCATCCTGCGCCTGCCGCTGATCGGCCGTCTGAGTCGGGCGACCAACACCGCGCGCTTCGCCTCGACCCTGGCGATCCTCACGCGCAGCGGCGTGCCGCTGGTGGAGGCGCTGTCCATCGCGGCGGCGGTGATCGCCAACCTGCGCATCCGCGAGCGGGTGGTCGAGGCGGCGCAGAAGGTGCGCGAAGGCAGCAGCCTGACCCGTGCGCTGGAGGCCACCGGCGAATTCCCGCCGATGATGCTGCACATGATCGCCAGCGGCGAAAAATCCGGTGAACTGGATCAGATGCTGGCGCGCACCGCGCGCAACCAAGAGAACGACCTCGCCGCCCAGGTGTCTCTGCTGGTCGGCCTGTTCGAACCGTTCATGCTGGTGTTCATGGGCGCGGTGGTGCTGGTCATCGTGCTGGCGATCCTGATGCCGATCCTTTCTCTCAACCAACTGGTGGGGTAA
- a CDS encoding type II secretion system protein M, with protein MNFKQQLAVRLTDSPLWRRWQRLPPRDRLALGLLAAFLVALLFYLWLWLPAQRHAAAAREHYQAQRELYAYLEQNSELARQMGRSGEQVMLAPEELQGLVTQSAQQSNLRIESFDSGADGGLQVSLPGASFALLLRWLAELQALGVNVGEVSLERAGEGQVDARVGLRAGG; from the coding sequence ATGAATTTCAAACAGCAACTGGCCGTGCGCCTGACCGATTCACCGCTGTGGCGCCGCTGGCAGCGCCTGCCGCCGCGCGACCGCCTGGCGCTCGGCCTGCTCGCCGCGTTCCTCGTTGCCCTGCTGTTCTACCTCTGGCTATGGCTGCCGGCGCAGCGCCATGCCGCCGCCGCGCGCGAGCATTACCAGGCGCAGCGCGAGCTGTACGCCTACCTCGAACAGAACAGCGAACTGGCGCGGCAGATGGGCCGTAGCGGCGAGCAGGTGATGCTGGCGCCGGAGGAGTTGCAGGGGTTGGTCACACAGAGCGCACAACAGAGCAACCTGCGCATCGAGAGCTTCGACAGCGGCGCCGACGGCGGCCTGCAGGTCAGCCTGCCGGGTGCGTCGTTCGCCCTGCTGCTGCGCTGGCTCGCCGAATTGCAGGCGCTGGGGGTGAACGTCGGCGAGGTCAGCCTGGAGCGCGCCGGCGAAGGACAAGTGGATGCACGGGTGGGGCTGCGCGCGGGCGGCTGA
- the recG gene encoding ATP-dependent DNA helicase RecG produces MSELATIPVTALKGVGAALAEKLARVGLETLQDVLFHLPLRYQDRTRVVPIGALRPGQDAVIEGVVSGADIVMGRRRSLLVRLQDGSGTLSLRFYHFSQAQKEALKRGTPLRCYGEARPGASGLEIYHPEYRALTGEPAPVEQTLTPIYPTTEGLTQQRLRNLSEQALARLGPHSLPDWLPAELARDYQLGALDAAIRYLHRPPADADLEELAEGRHWAQHRLAFEELLTHQLSLQRLRERVRAQQAPALPPAQKLPQRFLANLGFAPTGAQQRVGAEIAYDLAQDEPMLRLVQGDVGAGKTVVAALAALQALEAGYQVALMAPTEILAEQHFLNFSKWLEPLGIEVAWLAGKLKGKARAAALEQIAGGCPMVVGTHALFQDEVVFKRLALVIIDEQHRFGVQQRLALRQKGIDGRLCPHQLIMTATPIPRTLAMSAYADLDTSILDELPPGRTPVNTLVIADSRRLEVIERVRIACNEGRQAYWVCTLIEESEELTCQAAETTYDDLSAALVGLRVGLIHGRMKPAEKAAVMEQFKRGELQLLVATTVIEVGVDVPNASLMIIENPERLGLAQLHQLRGRVGRGSAASHCVLLYHAPLSQLGRERLAIMRETCDGFIIAEKDLELRGPGEMLGTRQTGLLQFKVADLMRDADLLPAVRDAAQELLARWPQHVSPLLERWLRHGQEYGQV; encoded by the coding sequence ATGAGCGAACTGGCGACCATCCCGGTCACCGCGCTCAAGGGCGTCGGCGCGGCGCTGGCCGAGAAGCTCGCCAGGGTCGGCCTGGAAACCCTGCAGGACGTGCTGTTTCACCTGCCGCTGCGCTACCAGGACCGCACCCGCGTGGTGCCGATCGGCGCACTGCGCCCGGGGCAGGACGCGGTGATCGAAGGCGTGGTGTCCGGCGCCGACATCGTCATGGGCCGCCGCCGCAGCCTGCTGGTGCGTCTGCAGGACGGCAGCGGCACCCTGAGCCTGCGCTTCTACCACTTCAGCCAGGCGCAGAAGGAAGCCCTGAAGCGCGGCACCCCGCTGCGCTGCTACGGCGAGGCACGTCCCGGCGCCTCGGGGCTGGAGATCTATCACCCGGAATACCGCGCGCTGACCGGCGAACCGGCACCGGTCGAACAGACCCTGACGCCGATCTACCCGACCACCGAAGGCCTGACCCAGCAGCGTCTGCGCAACCTCAGCGAACAGGCGCTGGCGCGGCTCGGCCCGCACAGCCTGCCGGACTGGCTGCCCGCCGAGCTGGCCCGCGACTACCAGCTCGGCGCGCTGGACGCAGCCATCCGCTACCTGCACCGCCCCCCGGCCGATGCCGATCTGGAGGAACTCGCCGAAGGTCGGCACTGGGCGCAGCATCGCCTGGCGTTCGAGGAGCTGCTGACCCACCAGCTGTCGCTGCAGCGCCTGCGCGAGCGGGTGCGCGCGCAGCAGGCGCCGGCGCTGCCGCCGGCGCAGAAGCTGCCGCAGCGCTTTCTCGCCAACCTCGGTTTCGCGCCAACCGGCGCGCAGCAGCGTGTCGGTGCCGAGATCGCCTATGACCTGGCCCAGGACGAGCCCATGCTGCGTCTGGTGCAGGGCGATGTTGGCGCCGGCAAGACGGTGGTCGCCGCCCTCGCCGCCCTGCAGGCGCTGGAAGCCGGCTACCAGGTGGCGCTGATGGCGCCGACCGAGATCCTCGCCGAGCAGCACTTTCTCAACTTCAGCAAGTGGCTGGAGCCGCTCGGCATCGAGGTCGCCTGGCTGGCCGGCAAGCTCAAGGGCAAGGCCCGCGCCGCGGCGCTGGAGCAGATCGCCGGCGGCTGCCCGATGGTGGTTGGCACCCACGCGCTGTTCCAGGACGAGGTGGTCTTCAAGCGCCTGGCCCTGGTGATCATCGACGAGCAGCACCGCTTCGGCGTGCAGCAGCGCCTCGCCCTGCGCCAGAAGGGCATCGACGGCCGACTCTGCCCGCACCAGCTGATCATGACCGCCACGCCGATCCCACGCACCCTGGCGATGAGCGCCTACGCCGATCTCGATACCTCGATCCTCGACGAACTGCCGCCGGGCCGCACGCCGGTGAACACCCTGGTGATCGCCGATAGCCGCCGCCTGGAGGTGATCGAGCGGGTGCGCATCGCCTGCAACGAGGGGCGTCAGGCGTACTGGGTGTGCACGCTGATCGAGGAATCCGAGGAGCTGACCTGCCAGGCGGCGGAAACCACCTACGACGATCTCTCGGCGGCGCTGGTCGGCCTGCGCGTCGGGCTGATCCACGGGCGCATGAAGCCGGCCGAGAAGGCCGCGGTGATGGAGCAGTTCAAGCGCGGCGAACTGCAGCTGCTGGTCGCCACCACGGTCATCGAAGTCGGCGTCGACGTGCCCAACGCCAGCCTGATGATCATCGAGAACCCGGAACGTCTGGGCCTGGCGCAGCTGCACCAGCTGCGCGGCCGCGTCGGCCGTGGCAGCGCGGCCAGCCACTGCGTGCTGCTCTACCACGCGCCGCTGTCGCAGCTGGGCCGCGAGCGGCTGGCGATCATGCGCGAGACCTGCGACGGCTTCATAATCGCCGAGAAGGACTTGGAGCTACGCGGCCCCGGCGAAATGCTCGGCACCCGTCAGACCGGCCTGCTGCAGTTCAAGGTCGCCGACCTGATGCGCGACGCCGACCTGCTGCCGGCGGTGCGCGACGCCGCCCAGGAGCTGCTGGCGCGCTGGCCGCAACATGTCAGCCCGCTGCTGGAGCGCTGGCTGCGTCATGGCCAGGAGTACGGCCAGGTGTGA
- the gspG gene encoding type II secretion system major pseudopilin GspG, which produces MKLQRRTQGGFTLIEIMVVVVILGILAALVVPQVMSRPEQAKVTVAKGDIKAVAAALDMYKLDNFAYPSTQQGLEALVTKPTGNPQPKNWNRDGYLKRLPKDPWGNDYQYLSPGTRGQFDLYSFGADGKPGGSDLNADIGNWDL; this is translated from the coding sequence ATGAAGTTGCAACGACGCACGCAAGGGGGCTTCACCCTCATCGAGATCATGGTGGTGGTGGTCATCCTCGGCATCCTCGCCGCGCTGGTGGTGCCGCAGGTGATGAGCCGCCCCGAGCAGGCCAAGGTCACCGTGGCCAAGGGCGACATCAAGGCCGTCGCCGCCGCGCTGGACATGTACAAGCTGGACAACTTCGCCTATCCGAGCACCCAGCAGGGGCTGGAGGCGCTGGTGACCAAGCCGACCGGCAATCCGCAGCCGAAGAACTGGAACCGCGACGGCTACCTCAAGCGCCTGCCCAAGGACCCATGGGGCAACGACTACCAGTACCTGTCGCCAGGCACCCGTGGCCAGTTCGACTTGTACTCCTTCGGCGCCGACGGCAAGCCCGGCGGCTCGGACCTCAACGCGGACATCGGCAACTGGGACCTCTGA
- the gspJ gene encoding type II secretion system minor pseudopilin GspJ: MNPQLPRRMAGFTLLELLIAIALFALLGLGTYRMLEAVLRSDAATAGQEQRLRELSRALWLFERDLLQVIDRPVRDGYGDERNALVGQLEGDDGAPILELTRSGWRNPTGLRRANLQRVRWRLVGERLERTYWVVLDRDVDSQPRVQVALDAVRALQLRYLDEDHVWHEEWPPFDYGRGGGEEAAQRLPIAVELTLEHPRYGRISRLLRLPDGPPQQAQMQLPGAEGVPEPYDGEQPQ, translated from the coding sequence ATGAATCCGCAGCTGCCGCGGCGCATGGCCGGCTTCACCCTGCTCGAACTGCTGATCGCCATCGCCCTGTTCGCCCTGCTTGGCCTGGGCACCTACCGCATGCTCGAAGCGGTGCTGCGCAGCGACGCGGCGACCGCCGGGCAGGAACAGCGTCTGCGCGAGCTGAGCCGCGCGCTGTGGCTGTTCGAGCGCGACCTGCTGCAGGTGATCGACCGGCCGGTGCGCGACGGCTACGGCGACGAGCGCAACGCGCTGGTGGGCCAGCTCGAAGGCGACGACGGCGCGCCCATACTGGAGCTGACCCGTAGCGGCTGGCGCAACCCCACCGGCCTGCGCCGCGCCAACCTGCAGCGGGTGCGCTGGCGGCTGGTCGGCGAACGGCTGGAGCGCACCTACTGGGTGGTGCTCGACCGCGACGTCGACAGCCAGCCGCGTGTGCAGGTCGCGCTCGACGCGGTGCGCGCGCTGCAGCTGCGCTACCTCGACGAGGACCACGTCTGGCACGAGGAGTGGCCGCCGTTCGACTACGGTCGCGGCGGCGGCGAGGAGGCCGCGCAGCGCCTGCCGATCGCCGTCGAGCTGACCCTCGAACACCCGCGTTACGGCCGCATCAGCCGCCTGCTGCGCTTGCCGGACGGTCCGCCGCAGCAGGCGCAGATGCAGCTGCCGGGCGCCGAGGGCGTGCCCGAACCGTACGACGGGGAGCAGCCGCAATGA
- a CDS encoding hydrogen peroxide-inducible genes activator produces MTLTELRYIVTLAQEQHFGRAAERCHVSQPTLSVGVKKLEDELGVLIFERTKSAVRLTPVGEGIVTQAQKVLEQAQSIRELAQVGKNQLAAPLKVGAIYTVGPYMFPHLIPQLHRVAPDMPLYIEENFTHVLRDKLRTGELDAIIIALPFQEADVLTKPLYDEPFYVLMPADHPWTAKETIDAEMLNDKSLLLLGEGHCFRDQVLEACPTTRKGEAPSHTTVESSSLETIRHMVASGLGVSILPLSAVESHHYAPGVLETRPLTPPVPFRTVAIAWRASFPRPKAIEILADSIRLCSVGKPPSAKA; encoded by the coding sequence ATGACCCTGACCGAACTGCGCTACATCGTCACCCTCGCCCAGGAACAGCACTTCGGCCGCGCCGCCGAGCGCTGCCACGTCAGTCAGCCGACCCTCTCGGTCGGCGTGAAGAAGCTCGAGGACGAGCTCGGCGTACTGATCTTCGAGCGGACCAAGAGCGCGGTGCGCCTGACCCCGGTCGGCGAAGGCATCGTCACGCAGGCGCAGAAGGTACTGGAGCAGGCACAGAGCATCCGCGAGCTGGCGCAGGTGGGCAAGAACCAGCTGGCCGCACCGCTGAAGGTCGGCGCCATCTATACCGTCGGCCCGTACATGTTCCCGCACCTGATCCCGCAGCTACACCGCGTGGCGCCGGACATGCCGCTGTACATCGAGGAAAACTTCACCCACGTCCTGCGCGACAAGCTGCGCACCGGCGAGCTGGACGCGATCATCATCGCGCTGCCGTTCCAGGAAGCCGACGTGCTGACCAAGCCGCTCTACGACGAGCCGTTCTATGTGCTGATGCCGGCCGACCATCCGTGGACGGCCAAGGAAACCATCGACGCCGAGATGCTCAACGACAAGAGCCTGCTGCTGCTCGGTGAGGGTCACTGCTTCCGCGATCAGGTGCTCGAAGCCTGCCCGACGACGCGCAAGGGCGAGGCGCCAAGCCACACCACGGTGGAATCCAGTTCGCTGGAAACCATCCGCCACATGGTCGCTTCGGGTCTGGGCGTGTCGATCCTGCCGCTGTCGGCAGTGGAGAGCCACCATTACGCCCCCGGCGTACTGGAGACCCGCCCGCTGACGCCGCCGGTGCCGTTCCGCACCGTAGCGATCGCCTGGCGCGCCAGCTTCCCGCGGCCCAAGGCGATCGAGATCCTCGCCGACTCGATCCGCCTGTGTTCGGTAGGCAAACCGCCGTCGGCGAAAGCCTGA